The following proteins are encoded in a genomic region of Rattus rattus isolate New Zealand chromosome 2, Rrattus_CSIRO_v1, whole genome shotgun sequence:
- the LOC116894381 gene encoding olfactory receptor 13A1-like, with protein sequence MMMLSLNQTVVTEFILQGFSEHPGLRLFLIGCFLSLYTMALMGNIVIIALVTSSTGLHSPMYFFLCNLATMDIVCTSSVIPKALVGLLSEENTISFKGCMAQLFFLVWSASSELLLLTVMAYDRYVAICFPLHYSSRMSPQLCGVLAMSVWSICAVNASVHTGLMTRLSFCGPRVITHFFCEIPPLLLLSCSPTYVNSIMTLVADAFYGGINFVLTLLSYGYIIASILRMRSAEGKRKAFSTCSSHLIVVSVYYSSVFCAYVSPASSYSPERSKVSSVLYSVLSPTLNPLIYTLRNKDVKLALGRLLPSFSH encoded by the coding sequence ATGATGATGTTGAGTCTCAACCAGACAGTAGTGACAGAGTTCATCCTTCAGGGGTTCTCAGAGCACCCTGGTCTAAGATTGTTCCTGATAGGCTGCTTCCTGTCCCTCTATACAATGGCTCTAATGGGCAACATTGTGATCATTGCTTTGGTCACCTCCAGCACTGGGCTCCACAgtcccatgtactttttcctgtGCAACCTGGCCACCATGGATATTGTGTGCACCTCCTCTGTGATtcccaaggccctggttggtctaCTGTCTGAGGAAAACACCATCTCCTTCAAGGGATGCATGGCCCAGCTCTTCTTCCTTGTGTGGTCAGCATCTTCTGAGCTGCTACTGCTCACAgtcatggcctatgaccgttatGTGGCCATCTGCTTTCCCCTGCACTACAGCTCTAGAATGAGCCCACAGCTGTGTGGGGTCCTGGCCATGAGTGTATGGTCCATCTGTGCTGTGAATGCATCTGTGCACACTGGTCTGATGACACGGCTGTCATTCTGTGGCCCCAGGGTCATTACCCACTTTTTTTGTGAGATTCCCCcactcctcctgctctcctgtaGCCCCACATATGTGAATAGCATTATGACTCTTGTGGCAGATGCCTTTTATGGAGGCATCAACTTTGTGCTAACTCTGTTATCCTATGGctacatcattgccagcatcctCCGCATGCGTTCTGCTGAGGGCAAGAGGAAGGCCTTTTCTACCTGCTCATCCCACCTCATTGTGGTCTCTGTGTACTATTCATCTGTGTTCTGTGCCTATGTCAGTCCTGCTTCCAGCTACAGCCCAGAAAGAAGCAAAGTTTCCTCAGTGCTATACTCAGTCCTCAGCCCAACCCTGAACCCCCTCATCTATACACTGAGGAACAAGGATGTCAAGCTCGCCCTAGGCAGACTCTTACCCTCTTTCTCACATTAA